The following coding sequences are from one Dermacentor silvarum isolate Dsil-2018 chromosome 4, BIME_Dsil_1.4, whole genome shotgun sequence window:
- the LOC119449053 gene encoding uncharacterized protein LOC119449053, with protein MSRSVGAVFAAMPSRGNRMTATAEPDYHVVLPPLPTGSCVLNTVFLHGDVKARPFRVEDFRDTLAHLELLPEVVALGAFQMNHVWAVTFESAEATKKMLKHAEVQVKERRCLVVDPHNREVRLKLHWLLHNVHDDDVHAAFVPYGKVSDIQKERWRVQGVTDKGSSMRTVSLKLKPGLTIDDLPHQIRIAGIMALVVVAGRAPLCLRCNRTGHIRRECRVPRCSVCRRFGHEDSQCVRTYASIAGPPKNEEIVNELLMDEVDAEEICSASGPTLSPPSKKDLAVTTEKHDLTQVASEAILTSGAPTPAKEAETNNDASAGKQPSATTSQDDACLMDTTETSKATAAAKRTHEESAGGEQKLSTSSASEPPVKTATGRRPTFRPAPNLPPDRKVSGIPPT; from the coding sequence ATGTCGCGCTCCGTAGGGGCGGTGTTTGCGGCTATGCCaagccgcggaaacaggatgaCTGCTACCGCTGAACCGGATTACCACGTTGTTTTGCCGCCTCTGCCAACAGGTTCGTGTGTTTTAAACACCGTTTTTCTTCACGGTGACGTGAAAGCGAGGCCATTTCGTGTCGAAGATTTTCGTGACACGTTGGCTCATCTGGAATTGCTCCCTGAGGTGGTCGCCTTGGGGGCGTTTCAGATGAACCACGTCTGGGCTGTGACGTTCGAGAGTGCAGAGGCGacgaagaagatgctgaagcacgcggaagttcaagtcaaggaacgacgctgtttggttgtggatccgcATAACCGGGAGGTGCGGCTAAAGCTGCACTGGTTACTGCACAATGTGCATGACGATGACGTACATGCGGCGTTTGTTCCGTACGGAAAAGTATCTGACATCCAAAAAGAACGCTGGCGTGTACAAGGTGTCACGGACAAGGGATCGTCTATGCGTACGGTGTCCCTGAAGCTGAAGCCTGGCTTGACAATTGATGATCTTCCGCACCAGATACGAATAGCAGGCATAATGGCGCTAGTGGTCGTGGCAGGTCGTGCTCCCCTATGTCTTCGGTGCAACCGTACGGGGCACATCAGACGTGAGTGCCGCGTGCCGCGTTGTTCTGTTTGTCGAAGATTCGGCCACGAAGACAGTCAGTGcgtacgcacgtacgcaagcatcGCAGGGCCACCAAAAAATGAGGAAATCGTCAACGAGCTCCTTATGGACGAAGTTGACGCGGAGGAAATCTGCAGTGCGTCTGGACCAACCTTGTCGCCGCCTTCGAAGAAAGACTTGGCGGTAACGACGGAGAAACACGATCTTACGCAGGTCGCGAGTGAAGCCATATTGACATCAGGCGCGCCTACACCTGCTAAAGAGGCTGAAACAAACAACGACGCAAGTGCAGGGAAGCAACCGTCCGCAACAACTTCACAGGATGATGCATGCCTCATGGACACCACGGAAACGAGCAAAGCGACAGCAGCGGCCAAGAGAACGCACGAAGAAAGTGCCGGAGGGGAGCAAAAGTTGAGCACCTCCAGTGCGAGCGAACCACCTGTGAAGACAGCAACTGGCCGGAGGCCTACCTTTCGACCGGCGCCAAACCTACCGCCGGACAGAAAGGTGTCGGGGATACCTCCGACTTAA